The sequence TGCAGAAGCACATATTCGGATGCACGGTTTGGGGGAGCAGATTAAGACTAGACTGTCAGACGGGGTTCAAAAACTACAGATAGGAGAATGTGACTGTGTCATTGTCGCCGGAATGGGTGGTGGTCTTGTCATAAAGATCATGGAGGATGGAGAAGAGATTTTCAGAAATCTGACGGAATTCATTCTGCAGCCACAGTCTGAAATTGCAAAGGTGCGCCAGTATCTGTGTGAACATAATTACCGCATTATAGCAGAAGATATGGTTTTGGAGGATGGAAAATTTTATCCGATGATGAAGGTGGCAAACGGGTCTGCTGAGGAATACAGTACATTAGAACTGCGGTATGGGAAGTTGTTACTCAGAGAAAAACATCCTGTTTTAAAATTGTTTTTAGAAAAGGAAGAAAAGACAAAAGAGCAAATTTGCAGACAGCTAAGGAAGGAAGAAGGAATACATATTGCATCCCGGATAGCGGAACTTGAAAATGAGACAGCACAGACAAAAGAGGCGCTTGGAATTTATTAAGAGAGGGAAACATATGCTTTGTAGAGAGATAATTGATGTGATTGAGGGTACATATCCAAAAGAGGCAGCGTTGGCTTGGGATAACGTCGGACTTTTGGTGGGACGCACTGAAAAAGAAGTAAAGCGTATTTATGTGGCGCTGGATGCGACCGATGAGATTATTGAGGCGGCGATAAGGGGAAATGCAGATATGCTTGTCACGCATCATCCACTTATTTTTTCGCCGTTGAAAACGGTTACGGATGAGCATTTTATCAGCAATCGCGTTGTGAAATTGTTACAGCATGACATATCATATTATGCAATGCACACGAATTACGATGTGCTTGGCATGGCGGAGCTGTCGGGAAAAATGATGGAACTTGTGCAGGCGGAGCCTTTGGAGGTGACGATTCCGGAAAATAATCAGGGGATTGGAAGAGTAGGGCTTTTAAAACATGAGATGACTTTGGGTGAGTGCTGTGAACTGGTAAAAGAGAAGTTTCATCTGCCTGATGTAAAGGTATTTGGTGATATAGAAAGGAAAGTGACACGTGCAGCAATTTCTCCGGGGTCGGGTAAGAGTATGATTGACACTGCACTTCAGACGGGAGCAGAGGTACTTGTGACTGGAGATATTGGACATCATGAGGGAATTGACGCAGTTGCAAGAGGACTTGACATAATAGATGCAGGGCACTATGGATTGGAGCATATTTTCATAGAAGATATGGCGATGTTTTTAGAGAGTCATCTGTCGTGCGTTAAGATAGAAAAAGCAGAGATTGTACAGCCGTTTCAGACAGTATAGCTGTAAGAAAGGAGTAGCACATGGATAGAAAGGTATATCAGGTAAAAGTAGGGAATGAAGTAAAGCAGTATGAGGAAGGGACGACTTTTGCGAAAATTGCAAAGGAATACCAAAAACAATATGAAAATGAGATTGTCTTAGTGTTTGAAGATAAAAAGCTTCAGGAGTTAAGAAAAGGAGTCACAAAAGACTGTACTTTACGATTTGTTACGACGGGGGATTCCGTGGGAAACCAGACATATCGAAGAAGCATGTGTTTGATGCTTGTAAAAGCAATCTATGATGTCTGTGAACATAAAGATATTTGGAAGGTACGTATTCATTTTTCTTTGAGCAAGGGGTATTATTGCACAATCGAAGGGGATGTCGCAGTAGATCAGCGGTTCCTTGACAAGGTGAAGAGCCGCATGTTAGAGATGGTTGTGGAAAAGATGCCGATTGACAAACGTACGATTCATACGGATGAGGCAATTGCTTTATTCCACAAACATGGAATGCACGATAAAGAAAGACTTTTTGAATACCGAAGAGTGTCAAAAGTCAATATTTATAGTATGAATGAGTTTGAGGACTATTATTATGGATATATGGTGCCGGATGCATCGTACCTGCCATACTTTGAACTGCATCTGTATGATGAAGGCTTTGTAATTCAGATGCCGGAAAAAGATGCGCCGACAGTCGTTCCGCCTTTCAGACCACAGCATAAATTATTTCAGGTTCTGAAAGAATCGACCAAGTGGGGAGACATACAAAATATTGAGACAGTAGGCGCGCTGAATGACAAGATTACTAATGGGGATATTCAGGATATGATCCTTGTGCAGGAAGCGATGCAGGAGAAGAAGATTGCGGAGATAGCGGAGATGATTGCAAATAAATCAGACATCAAATTTGTGCTGATCGCAGGGCCGTCTTCTTCAGGAAAAACAACCTTTTCGCATCGGCTTTCGATTCAGCTGCGGGCGAACGGACTTGTTCCGCATCCAATCGCCGTAGACAATTATTTTGTTGAACGGGAAAAGACTCCGAAAGACAAAGATGGCAATTATAACTTTGAATGTTTGGAAGCGATTGATGCGGAATTGTTCAATCAGGATATGTTAGATCTTTTGTCAGGAAAAGAAGTGGCGCTCCCTACATTTAATTTTAAAACAGGAAAAAGAGAATATTCCGGCGAGACTAAAAAGCTTGGGGAACAGGATGTGCTTGTGATTGAGGGGATTCATTGTCTGAATGATGCCATGACGTATAAACTCTCCAAAGAAAATAAGTTTAAGATTTATATCAGTGCATTGACACAGTTGAATATCGATGAACACAATCGCATTCCGACAACGGATGGGCGCCTGATACGGCGCATGGTCAGAGATGCAAGAACCCGTGGCGCTTCTGCAAAACAGACAATCGCGATGTGGCCTTCCGTGAGAAAAGGGGAGGAAGAGAATATTTTTCCTTATCAGGAGGATGCAGATGTAATGTTTAATTCTGCGCTCATTTATGAGTTGGCAGTGTTGAAATTATATGCGGAACCGATTTTGTTTGGAATTGAGAAAGACTGCGAGGAATATGTGGAAGCGAAACGTCTGTTGAAGTTTTTGGACTATTTTATTGGTGTGGGAAGTGAAAATATTCCGGCGAATTCTCTTTTGCGGGAATTTGTTGGTGGAGGATGTTTTAACGTATAAAAATATAAGAAATATAGTTGGGAGACAGTCAATTGACTGTCTCCTGATTTGTATTATTGAAAAAAATTGCCATATCATCTGGAAGAGGAGAGGAGAATGTCAGCGGTTCTTTGGTGATTGGATGTTCGAATGACAGACAGTGAGAATGCAGCGCCTGACGTTTGATGACGTGGTAGTTGGGATTGTATAAGAAATCACCGGGAAGCGGATGACCAATGTGTTTCATATGTACGCGTATCTGGTGGGTACGGCCGGTCTTTAATGTCAGGGATACAAGTGAATATCCGTTTTTATAGCAAAGACGTTTGTAATGAGTGCAGGCATAGTCACCTTGTTCATAGTCAACCTGACGCTCGATAGTGGAACCGTCTACTCTTCTGATTGGCGCATCAATGATGCCGGATGAAGGGGTCTTGCCTTCCGCAACTGCGAGATATTCCCGGTGGATTTTTCGGTTTTTTACCATGTCCGAGAGGAGGGAGGCACTATACATATGTTTTGCGAGAATTAAAAGTCCGGTTGTATCACGATCTAAGCGGTTGATACAGCGGTAAGTGAAAGGCTCCCCTTTTTGTGCATAATAGTAAGCGACTGCATTGGCAAGCGTGTTGTCGTAATTGCCCTGTGAAGGGTGGATCGGCATATCTGCCGGTTTATTTATAACCATCAAATCTTCATCTTCATAGACGATATGAAGTGGAAGAGGCGATGCAACGATATTTTCAGAAGAAGTCTTTTCTTCTAATGTGATGGTTAAAATATCATCTGTGTGCAGGATATCGCGGACTCTTGCCCAGGTCTTGTTTAATAAAATTCCGTTCTCTGTGTGTTTTAAATGTGTGATCACCTGACTGGAATACCCTGATTCCTTTAGAAAAGAAATCAGGGTACAATTGTTGTATTTAGCCGAGATGGTATAGGAAAAAATTCGTTTCATAAAAACTCTCTTTCTGCCTCAAAAGAAGCTATTGGGATTTGATTTCGCGCCAAAGCTTATTATAAATGGCATCGTTTTTATCTCCCAGGAACTGAAAGGTCTCGCAGCGTTCCAGTTCGCTTGCATCAGGAAATGCGATTTTGCTGTTTCGGATAGCCGGATCTTCGATCAGTTCTCGAGCAGCGGTGTTTGGTGTGGAATAGGTAATATAATCAAAATTCATTTTGGCGATGTCCGGTCGACATAAAAAGTTGATGAAAGCTTCTGCATTTTCTTTGTGCTTAGCATTTTTTGGAATTACCCAGGAGTCGATCCAAACATTGGAACCCTCCTTTGGAATGACATATTCCAAATTTGGATTTTCCAGTTGTGTATAAATTGCTTCGCCGGAATAAATTACTCCGATAGCCGCTTCGTTTCCAATCATTTTGTCGCGAACCTGATCGATTACATAAGCCTGCACGAGTGGTTTCTGTTCGATCAGAAGTTCTTTTGCCTCCTCTAATTCGTCGAGATCTGTCGAATTTAAAGGGTGCCCTTTATATTTAAGAGCTACAGCAAAGGCGTCACGGACGCTGTCCTGCATTAAAATGTTATCTATATATTTTTCATCCCACAGAACGCTCCAACTGTCGATTGGCTCATCAACCATTGTTTTATTGTAGAGAATTCCAACAGTTCCCCAGCAATAAGGCACCGAATATTTATTTTCGGAGTCAAACTGTCTGGATTGCTTGAAATATTCTTGACCAATGTTTTTGACGTTCGGAATGTTATCAAAGTTCAGTTCTGCTAGAAGATCATTTTCAATCATACGTTGGATCATATAGTCAGATGGGCATACCACATCGTATGCGATAGCGCCGGACTGTACTTTGGGGTACATGATCTCATTTGTCTCAAATTCTTCATATACGACATTGATCCCGGTCTCTTTTTCAAACAGAGTGATAACTTCCGGATCGAGATATTCTCCCCAGTTATAGACGATGACCTGATTGGTTCCGCTTAAATCTTCTTTGGAACTATAGAAAATTCCACCGGCAATGACCACGACTGCCATAATCGCCGGAACAACTTTGCGAAGTACAAAGTGAACGGCTTTCTGAGATTTTTTCACATTCAGTGTTTTGTCGGTGCTGCCTTTTTTGTTTGGTGATACGTTGATCAGAATCAGCAGAATCAGCACGGACACAAACAACAAAGTGGAAAGTGCATACATTTCCGGTTTGATTCCTTTGCGGACTTCACTGTAAATTTTGGTTGATAACGTATCGACACCCGGACCTTTTGTAAAGTGGGTGATGACAAAATCGTCCAAAGACATGGTAAATGCCAGCAAAAATCCTGAGAACACGCCCGGCAGAATATCCGGAAATACAACTTTAAAAAAGGCGTAAATCGGAGATGCGCCGAGGTCGAGTGCGGCTTCATAAGTGCTGCGTTTGGTTTGTTTGAGCTTTGGCATAACACTCAAAATGACGTATGGAATATTAAACGTTATGTGTGCGATCAGCACAGTTGCAAATCCCAGTGAAAAATTAATACCCAGATATTTTAAGCCGGATCCGACAGCGATAAATAAAAGCATCAATGAGATACCGGTCACGATATCTGCATTTAACATCGGAATATTGGTGATTCCCATTGCAATCGTGCGGGATTTTCTCTTCATTCCCTGAATGCCGATCGCAGCGGCAGTGCCGATCAGGGTTGCAATAAGAGCAGACAACAGTGCGATGACAAGCGTTGTATAAAGAGCGCTCATAATCTGCTCGTTTTGGAAAAGGGAAATATACCATTTTCCGGTAAAGCCTCCCCATTTTGCACGTGTCTTTGAGTTGTTAAAGGACAAAACAACAAGTGTCACGATTGGGGCGTATAACAAAAAGATGATTAGTGATAAGTAAATATTTTGTAATGTCTTTTTCATTAGAATGCGGTTCCCTCTCCATCTTTATCGTATTTGGCAATCAGTGCCATGCTTGCGATAATGAATATCATCAGCACAAGTGAAAGCCCGGAACCGACGTTCCAGTTACTGCTCTGCTTAAATTCCTGCTCGATGACATTTCCAATCAACAGAATCTTACTTCCGCCGAGCAAATCCGAGATAACAAAGGTAGTGAGAGCAGGCACAAATACCATCGTAATCCCACTGATGATCCCAGAAGTAGTAAGCGGCAGTATGATTTTCAAAAAAGTCTGTACATTGTTTGCGCCTAGATCTTTTGCCGCAGAAATGACATCTTTGTCAATTTTTACAATGACATTATAAATTGGAAGCACCATAAACGGCAAAAAATTATATACCATACCAAGAATGATCGCAGAAGGCGTATTGATCATGGACTGCGTCGGCAGATGTAAAAAAGACAATACGCTGTTGATAACTCCGTTTTTCTCAAGCAATGTCTGCCATGCAAGGGTACGAAGCAGGAAATTCATCCACATCGGGAGGATGAAGATCAAGACGATAAAGCTTGTCTGATTCATGCTTTTTGAAGCGAGTATCATAGCAAGCGGATACGCCAGGATCAGACAGATCGCAGTGCTGACAAGCGACAGCAGAAGCGCCAGACCAAGTGCTTTTAAATTTTCCGGAGTCGTTATTTTTGCAAGATTCAGTAAGGTGAATTCTTTCTTTTCATTTGTCAGACCATAATAAAGTATCATAAACAATGGAATGATAATGAATGAGACAGCCCAGAATAAGTAAGGTCCTGTCAAAAGTTTTTTCTTATTCTTCAATGATAACAGCCTCCTCATCTTTGGATTCTGGTTTTTTCATAATCTGGATATCGAACGGATCCACTTTAATGCCGACCGGTGTTCCGACAGGAACCATATCTGTACTGTGCACCAGCCATTCGAAATTATTTGCAGTGACTTCCATCTCATAATGGACACCTTTGAAAATCAAATGTGTGACAATTCCTTCCAAAATACCTTCTTCCGGCTTGACTAAATCAATATCTTCCGGACGGATGACCGCATCTACCGGTTTATTTTTTCCAAACCCAGTATCCACGCATGGAAAATTCACGCCGAGAATTTTTACCAGTTTATCTTCAACCATGATTGCAGGGAGAATATTACTTTCACCAATAAAATCTGCAACAAATGCATTTTCCGGCTCGTTGTAGATGTCTTCCGGTGTCCCGATCTGTTGGATGTAACCCTGATTCATGACGACAATAGTGTCAGACATCGTAAGCGCCTCTTCCTGATCATGTGTGACATAGACAAATGTTATGCCGAGTTCGTTCTTTAAGCGGATTAACTCATACTGCATATCCTGGCGAAGTTTTAAATCCAGTGCGCCTAAAGGCTCATCCAACAGTAGTACTTTCGGTTCGTTTACAATTGCCCGTGCAATGGCAATTCGCTGCTGCTGACCTCCGCTTAGAGAATCCGGAGTTCGATTTTCAAATCCATCTAAATTTACAAGTTTTAATGCATACTTGATTTTATCGTTGATATAAGCTTTTGATTTGCCTTTGATTTTCAATCCAAATGCAATATTATCAGCAATAGACATATGGGAAAACAATGCGTATTTTTGAAATACCGTATTAAGCTGGCGTTTATTTGGGGCAAGGTTGGTGATATCCTTTCCGTCAAAAATAATTTTCCCGTTGTCCGGAGTCTCAAATCCTCCCAGGATACGGAGCAGTGTAGTCTTTCCGCAGCCGCTTGGTCCCAACAGTGTTAAAAATTTGTTTTCATTAATATATAGGTTCAAATCGTCCAACACAAGGTTGTCTCCGTACGATTTCGAAATGTGTGAAATGTCAATTAATTTTCTCGCCATATAAAATCCTCCTTGTATTAAAAACTCGGTGGGGTTGTCACCCATATAATCTTTGCACCGTTTGTTTTATTTGCTGTTATATAATGTTCCGAATGGGGAATGAAGTAAAAAGATTCCCCTTTTTTGGCAGTGTGTACTTTCCTGCCCACATGGATCTGAATGCTTCCCTGCAGAACATAACCGAATTCTTCCCCTTCGTGGGGGACGTCTAAGTAAGTGGAGCCTCCAGCTTCCAATGTAAGCAGGATTGGTTCCATCATATTCTTTTGAGCGTTTGGAATGATCCATTCAATGGTGTTGCGAAGTTCTGTGTCCTTTTTTACAAAAAAATCATCTTTGCGAAAGACGATCTGTTCATCGGACTCTTCGGCAAAGAATTCGGTCAGATTTGTACCGAGGCACTGAAGAATATCAATTAAAGTTGCGATAGAAGGGGAAGTCAGATTTCGCTCTAACTGTGAGATGAATCCCTTCGACAGTTCTGCTCGATTAGCTAATTCTTCCTGTGTCAAATTTCTTTCGATTCGAAGTTCTTTGATCTTATTTCCGATATTCATAAAGTAATCCTTTCTAATCTGCAACAGAGTAGTAGAGTGCGCCTGTAAAAGTAAAAATAAACAAAAAGTTTAGTATTTCTTAACTGAAGGCACACAAATATTATTATACATGAATTGGAGAAAAAAGCAATTGTTGTTCGTGAAATGTAACAATTTTATTAAGTATTATTAATGATTTTGTACTGTACTTTTCCATATGTTCGTATTATAATATCAACATATGGATTAAGGATAAGAGGAGTTATACTAAATGAGCGATAAAGAACGACAAAAAGAAGAAAGATCATCAGACGAGATCGTAGAAGAAACTATGAAAGAAATCATGGAAAGCATTGCTGACTCAGAGGACGAAGAGACGCCAAAAGCTTCGGAATCAGAGGAGACTGCCGAGTCGAAAGAAGAGGAAGAATCAGAGGAAGAGACGGAGAGTGAGATTTTCTTCTTGAATGATGACACAAGCTTCGATAAGGAAGTCAAAAAGCATGGAAAAAAGAAACGTGGCAGAATCATTATCGCAGGCATCTTAGGAGCAATAGGTCTTATTTATTTGGGATTTTCCCTCTTTTTTATCAACCATTTTTACTTTGAAACAAAGATCAATGATGTCAGTTTTTCAGGAAAGACTGTGAAAGACGTAGAAAACTATATGAAGAAACAGGTGAGTGATTATACGCTGACATTAAAAGAAAGAGATGGAAAGACCGAGACCATTCAGGGAAGTGCGATTGATCTGCAATACAAGAATGGAAAAGGTGTCGAAGAAGTAAAGGAGAATCAGAATCCATTTTTATGGTTTACGGCATTTTTTGGAAATGACAGCGCACAGGCAACGGTGGAAGTAAGCTACAATGAAGACAAGCTGAACCAGGCAATGGCATCTCTGGACTGTTTGAAAGAAGAGAACCAGACAGCGCCGGTTTCGGCACAGCCGGTTTTTAACGGGGAGCAGTTTGAGATTCAGGCTGAGACGCTTGGAACGCAGATTGATCAGGAAACATTTTCAAAAGTTTTACATGATTATGTAGGACAATTTAGAGCAACATTAGATTTGGACAAAGAGAAGTGCTATGTGGCACCGAAGTTCACTACGGAATCAAAAGAAGTTATTTCTGCAAAAGACAGCATGAATAGTTATTTGAACGCTTCTGTTACATATACGGTAGAACCGAAAACAGTTGTAGATAAATCTCTGATCTCACAGTGGATGACGGTAGATGAGAATATGAATGTCACATTCTCGGAAGATGCGATGAGAGCGTACATTGATGAACTGTGCAATCAGTATAATACGGTTGGAAAAGTCAGAACGATTACAACGCCGACGGGAAAGACTGCAGAGGTGTCCGGCGGAGGATATGGCTGGGAGATTGATAAAGACGCGGAATACGAGACTTTGGTGAATAATATCAAGTCCGGTGAAGCGGTAGAAAGAGAGCCGGTGTATTCGCAGACAGCGGCATCACATGGAGCACAAGATTTTGGAACGACATATTTGGAAGTAGATTTGACGACACAACATATGTGGTATATCGTGGATGGAACTGTGAAGCTTGAGACGGATGTAGTGACCGGAATCCCAGTGCCGGAACGTGTGACGCCACAGGGTACATATA comes from Coprococcus phoceensis and encodes:
- a CDS encoding tRNA (adenine(22)-N(1))-methyltransferase; the encoded protein is MELSKRLQAVADLVSNGVTVADVGTDHGYIPIYLVESGKNKCAIAMDINRGPLDRAEAHIRMHGLGEQIKTRLSDGVQKLQIGECDCVIVAGMGGGLVIKIMEDGEEIFRNLTEFILQPQSEIAKVRQYLCEHNYRIIAEDMVLEDGKFYPMMKVANGSAEEYSTLELRYGKLLLREKHPVLKLFLEKEEKTKEQICRQLRKEEGIHIASRIAELENETAQTKEALGIY
- a CDS encoding Nif3-like dinuclear metal center hexameric protein, which codes for MLCREIIDVIEGTYPKEAALAWDNVGLLVGRTEKEVKRIYVALDATDEIIEAAIRGNADMLVTHHPLIFSPLKTVTDEHFISNRVVKLLQHDISYYAMHTNYDVLGMAELSGKMMELVQAEPLEVTIPENNQGIGRVGLLKHEMTLGECCELVKEKFHLPDVKVFGDIERKVTRAAISPGSGKSMIDTALQTGAEVLVTGDIGHHEGIDAVARGLDIIDAGHYGLEHIFIEDMAMFLESHLSCVKIEKAEIVQPFQTV
- a CDS encoding nucleoside kinase, with protein sequence MDRKVYQVKVGNEVKQYEEGTTFAKIAKEYQKQYENEIVLVFEDKKLQELRKGVTKDCTLRFVTTGDSVGNQTYRRSMCLMLVKAIYDVCEHKDIWKVRIHFSLSKGYYCTIEGDVAVDQRFLDKVKSRMLEMVVEKMPIDKRTIHTDEAIALFHKHGMHDKERLFEYRRVSKVNIYSMNEFEDYYYGYMVPDASYLPYFELHLYDEGFVIQMPEKDAPTVVPPFRPQHKLFQVLKESTKWGDIQNIETVGALNDKITNGDIQDMILVQEAMQEKKIAEIAEMIANKSDIKFVLIAGPSSSGKTTFSHRLSIQLRANGLVPHPIAVDNYFVEREKTPKDKDGNYNFECLEAIDAELFNQDMLDLLSGKEVALPTFNFKTGKREYSGETKKLGEQDVLVIEGIHCLNDAMTYKLSKENKFKIYISALTQLNIDEHNRIPTTDGRLIRRMVRDARTRGASAKQTIAMWPSVRKGEEENIFPYQEDADVMFNSALIYELAVLKLYAEPILFGIEKDCEEYVEAKRLLKFLDYFIGVGSENIPANSLLREFVGGGCFNV
- a CDS encoding RluA family pseudouridine synthase, producing MKRIFSYTISAKYNNCTLISFLKESGYSSQVITHLKHTENGILLNKTWARVRDILHTDDILTITLEEKTSSENIVASPLPLHIVYEDEDLMVINKPADMPIHPSQGNYDNTLANAVAYYYAQKGEPFTYRCINRLDRDTTGLLILAKHMYSASLLSDMVKNRKIHREYLAVAEGKTPSSGIIDAPIRRVDGSTIERQVDYEQGDYACTHYKRLCYKNGYSLVSLTLKTGRTHQIRVHMKHIGHPLPGDFLYNPNYHVIKRQALHSHCLSFEHPITKEPLTFSSPLPDDMAIFFNNTNQETVN
- a CDS encoding extracellular solute-binding protein, producing the protein MKKTLQNIYLSLIIFLLYAPIVTLVVLSFNNSKTRAKWGGFTGKWYISLFQNEQIMSALYTTLVIALLSALIATLIGTAAAIGIQGMKRKSRTIAMGITNIPMLNADIVTGISLMLLFIAVGSGLKYLGINFSLGFATVLIAHITFNIPYVILSVMPKLKQTKRSTYEAALDLGASPIYAFFKVVFPDILPGVFSGFLLAFTMSLDDFVITHFTKGPGVDTLSTKIYSEVRKGIKPEMYALSTLLFVSVLILLILINVSPNKKGSTDKTLNVKKSQKAVHFVLRKVVPAIMAVVVIAGGIFYSSKEDLSGTNQVIVYNWGEYLDPEVITLFEKETGINVVYEEFETNEIMYPKVQSGAIAYDVVCPSDYMIQRMIENDLLAELNFDNIPNVKNIGQEYFKQSRQFDSENKYSVPYCWGTVGILYNKTMVDEPIDSWSVLWDEKYIDNILMQDSVRDAFAVALKYKGHPLNSTDLDELEEAKELLIEQKPLVQAYVIDQVRDKMIGNEAAIGVIYSGEAIYTQLENPNLEYVIPKEGSNVWIDSWVIPKNAKHKENAEAFINFLCRPDIAKMNFDYITYSTPNTAARELIEDPAIRNSKIAFPDASELERCETFQFLGDKNDAIYNKLWREIKSQ
- a CDS encoding ABC transporter permease, whose translation is MRRLLSLKNKKKLLTGPYLFWAVSFIIIPLFMILYYGLTNEKKEFTLLNLAKITTPENLKALGLALLLSLVSTAICLILAYPLAMILASKSMNQTSFIVLIFILPMWMNFLLRTLAWQTLLEKNGVINSVLSFLHLPTQSMINTPSAIILGMVYNFLPFMVLPIYNVIVKIDKDVISAAKDLGANNVQTFLKIILPLTTSGIISGITMVFVPALTTFVISDLLGGSKILLIGNVIEQEFKQSSNWNVGSGLSLVLMIFIIASMALIAKYDKDGEGTAF
- a CDS encoding ABC transporter ATP-binding protein, whose translation is MARKLIDISHISKSYGDNLVLDDLNLYINENKFLTLLGPSGCGKTTLLRILGGFETPDNGKIIFDGKDITNLAPNKRQLNTVFQKYALFSHMSIADNIAFGLKIKGKSKAYINDKIKYALKLVNLDGFENRTPDSLSGGQQQRIAIARAIVNEPKVLLLDEPLGALDLKLRQDMQYELIRLKNELGITFVYVTHDQEEALTMSDTIVVMNQGYIQQIGTPEDIYNEPENAFVADFIGESNILPAIMVEDKLVKILGVNFPCVDTGFGKNKPVDAVIRPEDIDLVKPEEGILEGIVTHLIFKGVHYEMEVTANNFEWLVHSTDMVPVGTPVGIKVDPFDIQIMKKPESKDEEAVIIEE
- a CDS encoding helix-turn-helix domain-containing protein is translated as MNIGNKIKELRIERNLTQEELANRAELSKGFISQLERNLTSPSIATLIDILQCLGTNLTEFFAEESDEQIVFRKDDFFVKKDTELRNTIEWIIPNAQKNMMEPILLTLEAGGSTYLDVPHEGEEFGYVLQGSIQIHVGRKVHTAKKGESFYFIPHSEHYITANKTNGAKIIWVTTPPSF
- a CDS encoding L,D-transpeptidase family protein encodes the protein MSDKERQKEERSSDEIVEETMKEIMESIADSEDEETPKASESEETAESKEEEESEEETESEIFFLNDDTSFDKEVKKHGKKKRGRIIIAGILGAIGLIYLGFSLFFINHFYFETKINDVSFSGKTVKDVENYMKKQVSDYTLTLKERDGKTETIQGSAIDLQYKNGKGVEEVKENQNPFLWFTAFFGNDSAQATVEVSYNEDKLNQAMASLDCLKEENQTAPVSAQPVFNGEQFEIQAETLGTQIDQETFSKVLHDYVGQFRATLDLDKEKCYVAPKFTTESKEVISAKDSMNSYLNASVTYTVEPKTVVDKSLISQWMTVDENMNVTFSEDAMRAYIDELCNQYNTVGKVRTITTPTGKTAEVSGGGYGWEIDKDAEYETLVNNIKSGEAVEREPVYSQTAASHGAQDFGTTYLEVDLTTQHMWYIVDGTVKLETDVVTGIPVPERVTPQGTYTILEKMRNKTLRGDKKPDGTYEYETPVEYWMRVTWTGIGFHDAKWQTAFGGEIYKTRKGSHGCINMPPALAGQLYDMLQVGCPVVIHY